A region from the Lentisphaera profundi genome encodes:
- a CDS encoding sulfatase — MKYMSILALLIFALLANAQKDKPNVIVIFADDMGYGDMSCNGNPSIKTPHLDRMAYEGQKWTNFYVAAPVCTPSRAALMTGRLPIRNGMSSNKRRVLFPDSTGGLLQVEYTLAEMFKSAGYATGMVGKWHLGHKAEFLPINHGFDSWYGIPYSNDMDGDSQVINALKKGEKLPWHKGPHWENPKSEYWNVPLMQGDKIIKRSPNQELLTKNYTEKAIDFIKANKAKPFFLYLAHSMPHVPLFRSDDFKNVSTMGLYGDVIEELDWSVGEIIKSVKAEGLAEKTIILFTSDNGPWLSFRTQGGIAGPLRDGKGSTWEGGMREPTVFWGPAYIKPGIIHDIGCTTDMMATFAKLSGAKLPEVKLDSYDLSEVLLNQEKGPRQEMFYYNGEKLQALRLGNFKVRFGNDQQRPTELYNLALDPGENYNVIKDHAELVKEMQTLRQAHVDGIIKVENQLIRK; from the coding sequence ATGAAATATATGTCAATTTTAGCGCTCTTAATTTTTGCGCTACTCGCAAATGCTCAAAAAGATAAACCCAATGTGATAGTGATATTTGCGGATGATATGGGTTATGGCGATATGAGTTGTAATGGCAATCCATCGATCAAAACTCCTCATTTAGATCGCATGGCCTATGAGGGGCAAAAATGGACAAACTTTTATGTGGCAGCACCGGTATGTACGCCGAGTCGTGCGGCTTTAATGACCGGACGTCTTCCTATTCGCAATGGCATGAGCTCTAATAAGAGACGGGTATTGTTTCCCGATTCTACCGGAGGATTACTGCAGGTTGAGTATACTCTCGCTGAAATGTTTAAATCTGCGGGTTACGCAACCGGCATGGTAGGTAAATGGCATTTGGGCCACAAAGCGGAGTTCCTCCCGATTAATCACGGTTTTGATTCTTGGTATGGGATACCATATTCAAATGATATGGATGGAGATTCCCAAGTGATAAATGCGCTAAAAAAAGGTGAGAAACTGCCTTGGCATAAGGGGCCTCATTGGGAGAACCCAAAATCTGAGTATTGGAATGTTCCTTTAATGCAGGGAGATAAAATCATTAAGCGCTCTCCGAATCAGGAACTCTTAACAAAAAATTATACAGAGAAAGCTATTGACTTTATTAAAGCCAATAAAGCCAAGCCATTTTTTCTCTACTTGGCACATAGCATGCCGCATGTGCCGCTCTTTCGTTCAGATGATTTTAAAAATGTGAGCACAATGGGTCTCTATGGCGATGTGATTGAAGAACTTGATTGGTCAGTTGGGGAGATTATTAAAAGCGTGAAGGCAGAGGGCTTAGCGGAGAAAACAATTATTTTATTTACCTCAGATAATGGACCATGGTTAAGTTTCAGGACTCAAGGCGGGATTGCAGGACCATTGAGAGATGGCAAAGGAAGTACTTGGGAAGGGGGTATGCGTGAGCCCACAGTATTTTGGGGGCCCGCCTACATTAAGCCTGGAATCATTCATGATATTGGCTGTACTACGGATATGATGGCGACTTTTGCTAAATTAAGTGGTGCTAAGCTTCCTGAGGTGAAATTGGATAGCTATGACCTAAGTGAGGTTTTGCTCAATCAAGAAAAAGGACCTCGTCAAGAGATGTTTTATTATAACGGTGAAAAGCTTCAAGCACTGAGGTTAGGTAATTTTAAAGTGCGCTTTGGAAATGATCAGCAAAGGCCGACTGAGCTTTATAACTTAGCTTTGGATCCGGGTGAAAATTATAATGTCATTAAAGATCATGCAGAGCTCGTGAAAGAAATGCAGACCTTGAGACAAGCTCATGTAGATGGAATCATTAAAGTAGAGAATCAATTAATCCGCAAATAA
- a CDS encoding ThuA domain-containing protein, translated as MNICVKPFLYLGLLTLSVNTWAQKPHPVEKQAEFDAEVIKAMPALKALAKPAKARKILVLSKVAGWYHSSIETGKSCFQEMGKSTGAFSVDVNDDPGYYTSANLKKYDAILFNNTTYSQDYFNETQRQAILAFIKNGGGFIGIHAASDCGTSAKKAKTTWPEITEMMGGAFDGHPWTKNGMYGIRNEDPSHKILQPMKGKGFKISDELYKYKDYKRENQRVLLTIDMEESYKKEGREDHDHALLWVKNYGKGRVFFSAFGHNEHVFANPMILQTWLNGIQFTLGDLDVKTEALPIPEAHKNFQPTK; from the coding sequence ATGAATATCTGTGTAAAACCATTCTTGTACCTAGGCCTACTTACTTTAAGTGTGAATACTTGGGCGCAAAAACCGCACCCTGTAGAGAAACAAGCAGAGTTTGATGCTGAAGTTATTAAGGCGATGCCGGCGCTTAAGGCCCTTGCGAAACCCGCAAAAGCGAGGAAGATTTTGGTCTTATCGAAAGTCGCTGGGTGGTACCATAGCTCAATTGAAACGGGAAAGAGCTGTTTTCAGGAAATGGGAAAAAGTACGGGAGCTTTTTCAGTCGATGTGAATGATGACCCTGGCTATTATACGTCAGCGAACCTTAAAAAATACGATGCTATTCTCTTTAATAATACGACTTATTCACAAGATTATTTTAATGAGACTCAGCGTCAAGCCATTTTGGCATTTATCAAAAATGGTGGCGGCTTCATTGGTATTCACGCGGCATCGGATTGCGGGACTTCAGCTAAGAAAGCTAAGACTACTTGGCCGGAAATCACTGAAATGATGGGAGGCGCCTTTGATGGCCATCCTTGGACTAAAAATGGTATGTATGGAATTCGCAACGAGGATCCAAGTCACAAAATATTACAGCCGATGAAAGGAAAGGGCTTTAAGATTTCTGATGAGCTTTATAAATACAAAGATTACAAGCGTGAAAATCAGCGCGTTTTGTTGACGATCGACATGGAGGAATCCTATAAGAAGGAAGGCCGTGAAGATCACGATCATGCCTTACTATGGGTAAAGAACTATGGTAAAGGACGTGTTTTCTTCAGTGCTTTTGGTCATAATGAACATGTTTTTGCTAATCCCATGATTTTGCAGACCTGGCTAAATGGTATTCAGTTTACCCTAGGTGACTTGGATGTAAAGACGGAAGCCCTGCCCATACCAGAGGCACATAAAAACTTTCAGCCTACAAAATAA
- the cysM gene encoding cysteine synthase CysM: MDFTDLIGKTPLLELKQMCPNKKVKIFVKLEGNNPGGSVKDRAAFYMISDAEMRGTLKPGIKIIEATSGNTGIALSMIASVKGYDIELAMPKNSTQERVDAMKAFGAKVTLTESMETAIDYAKSKVEEGGYVMLNQFGNEANPEAHYRGTAPEIWAATEGQLTHFVSAMGTTGTIMGTSRYLKERNPEIQIVGCHPADGAKIPGIRRWPTEYLPAIYDASRVDKIYDIEQADAEETMRQLGRQEGVFCGVSSGGAVWAALELAKTLEQGLIVAIICDRGDRYLSTGLFGQ, translated from the coding sequence ATGGATTTTACTGATTTAATTGGCAAGACACCGCTTCTGGAATTGAAGCAAATGTGTCCTAATAAGAAAGTGAAGATTTTTGTTAAGCTAGAGGGCAATAACCCCGGTGGTAGTGTGAAAGATCGCGCGGCCTTCTATATGATTTCTGATGCAGAAATGCGTGGGACTTTAAAGCCCGGGATAAAAATCATTGAAGCTACGAGTGGCAATACGGGTATTGCTTTATCAATGATTGCCTCTGTAAAAGGCTATGATATAGAATTAGCAATGCCTAAGAATTCAACTCAAGAGCGCGTCGACGCCATGAAAGCTTTTGGAGCCAAAGTGACCCTAACGGAGTCGATGGAGACTGCCATTGACTATGCCAAGAGCAAAGTCGAAGAAGGTGGTTATGTGATGCTTAATCAATTTGGAAATGAAGCGAATCCCGAAGCGCATTACCGTGGGACGGCGCCCGAAATATGGGCTGCAACTGAGGGGCAATTGACTCATTTTGTTTCAGCCATGGGTACGACGGGTACGATCATGGGGACCTCGCGTTACTTGAAGGAAAGAAACCCCGAGATTCAAATCGTGGGCTGTCATCCTGCGGATGGCGCAAAGATCCCAGGAATACGCCGTTGGCCGACAGAGTATTTACCGGCTATTTACGATGCGAGCCGCGTCGATAAAATTTATGATATCGAGCAAGCTGATGCGGAAGAAACCATGCGTCAACTCGGACGCCAAGAAGGAGTCTTTTGTGGTGTATCATCGGGTGGTGCGGTATGGGCGGCACTTGAATTAGCTAAAACTTTGGAGCAGGGTTTGATTGTTGCCATCATTTGTGACCGCGGAGACCGTTATTTATCAACGGGACTTTTTGGTCAATAA
- a CDS encoding rhodanese-like domain-containing protein, producing the protein MKAHLEQMKAELEAGTAQLLDVREFNEWQEGHLTGAILAPLSGLESGDEPDGVDLELKTYLHCRSGQRVHMAAPLLEDLGIGEVIPLDEGFGELVSEGFEA; encoded by the coding sequence ATGAAAGCACATTTAGAGCAAATGAAAGCCGAGCTAGAAGCTGGTACCGCACAACTTTTAGACGTTAGAGAATTTAATGAGTGGCAAGAAGGACATTTGACTGGAGCCATATTGGCACCTTTGTCTGGTTTAGAGTCTGGTGACGAGCCGGATGGCGTGGACTTAGAGCTTAAAACTTACCTTCATTGCCGTAGTGGGCAACGCGTTCATATGGCGGCGCCACTACTCGAAGATTTAGGTATTGGCGAAGTTATTCCTTTAGACGAAGGCTTTGGTGAATTAGTTTCAGAAGGCTTCGAAGCCTAA
- a CDS encoding OsmC family protein, producing the protein MEIKLKRVEGMQFDCVSGVGHTVRIDGPPSIGGTDTGPRPMEMVLMGLAGCSAVDILMILGKQRQNPADVELTVTAERADAVPAVFTKINIHIDCIGGEVSLKKLEKACELSMEKYCSVSKMLEPTVEMTHTCDVK; encoded by the coding sequence ATGGAGATTAAATTAAAGCGCGTTGAAGGAATGCAGTTTGATTGTGTGAGTGGAGTTGGTCACACAGTAAGAATTGATGGGCCACCTTCTATTGGCGGTACTGATACGGGACCCCGCCCGATGGAAATGGTACTGATGGGCTTAGCAGGATGTTCTGCCGTTGATATCTTAATGATCTTAGGTAAGCAACGCCAAAACCCTGCTGATGTTGAATTGACTGTAACAGCGGAACGAGCTGATGCCGTACCAGCAGTATTTACCAAAATCAATATTCATATTGATTGTATCGGTGGTGAAGTCAGTCTCAAGAAATTAGAAAAAGCTTGTGAGCTTTCGATGGAAAAATATTGTTCTGTCTCAAAAATGCTTGAACCAACGGTAGAAATGACACATACTTGTGATGTAAAGTAA
- a CDS encoding alkaline phosphatase family protein yields the protein MSKKLLVINAVGLTESLINDDCPNLKYYFEKNRQYLKPPIPAVTCTSQATLLTGKSPQEHGVVANGWYFRDLAQVWLWRQNNQLVQGEKIWESLRAKDESFSCAKMFWWYNMYSSADWSATPRPLYRADGAKHPGSYTYPMGLNDDLESELGTFPLFKFWGPMTSIESTKWISDSTIYVMKKNRPNLSLVYLPHLDYNLQRLGPNDPAMAKDVRELDQCIGDLRQCADELGYEVVILSEYGIQEVDTPIHINRELRKAGLITVKMECGEEHFDAGASAAFAVADHQLAHVYVNDKSQLEKVKKILKGLPGITEVCSGEERSKYDLDHERSGEIICLAEKNAWFTYYYWLDDKLAPDYARAVDIHRKPGYDPVELFMRKGGKLSAAKTLLKKKLGFRYLMDVIPLDATLVKGSHGVHPEHLADGPLLIGDLNLGDEKVRDMRDFKSLVEEFFQVDKED from the coding sequence ATGAGTAAAAAACTTCTCGTTATTAATGCAGTGGGGCTGACAGAGAGCCTCATTAATGATGACTGCCCAAATTTAAAGTACTATTTCGAAAAGAATCGTCAGTACTTAAAACCGCCCATTCCTGCAGTGACTTGTACTTCGCAAGCGACTTTGTTGACGGGAAAAAGTCCACAAGAGCACGGTGTAGTGGCCAATGGTTGGTACTTTCGTGATCTCGCTCAGGTATGGTTATGGCGTCAAAATAACCAGCTTGTTCAAGGTGAAAAAATTTGGGAAAGTCTTCGTGCTAAAGACGAGAGTTTTAGCTGTGCGAAAATGTTCTGGTGGTACAATATGTACTCGAGCGCAGATTGGTCAGCAACACCGCGGCCTCTCTATCGTGCAGACGGGGCAAAGCATCCAGGATCTTATACTTACCCGATGGGATTAAACGATGACTTGGAGTCTGAGTTAGGTACCTTCCCCTTGTTTAAATTCTGGGGGCCAATGACGTCGATTGAATCGACCAAGTGGATTAGCGATTCAACAATTTACGTGATGAAGAAAAATCGTCCCAATTTATCTTTAGTCTATTTACCTCACCTCGATTATAATTTACAGCGCTTGGGTCCCAATGATCCGGCAATGGCTAAAGATGTACGTGAATTAGATCAGTGCATTGGAGATTTACGTCAATGTGCAGATGAACTAGGCTATGAAGTGGTGATTCTATCTGAGTATGGAATTCAGGAAGTTGATACCCCGATTCATATCAATCGTGAGCTACGGAAAGCAGGTCTAATAACAGTTAAAATGGAATGCGGCGAAGAGCATTTTGATGCGGGGGCTTCCGCTGCTTTTGCGGTAGCGGATCATCAATTAGCGCATGTCTATGTGAATGACAAGAGTCAATTAGAAAAAGTAAAAAAAATACTTAAGGGACTTCCTGGTATTACCGAAGTCTGCAGTGGAGAAGAGCGCAGTAAATACGATTTAGATCATGAGCGTTCAGGCGAGATTATTTGCTTAGCAGAGAAAAATGCTTGGTTTACTTATTATTATTGGCTAGATGATAAACTAGCTCCGGATTATGCCCGTGCGGTAGATATCCATCGCAAGCCAGGCTATGACCCCGTAGAGTTATTTATGCGCAAAGGCGGGAAGTTGAGTGCCGCAAAAACGTTGCTTAAGAAAAAACTAGGTTTTCGTTACCTCATGGATGTGATTCCTTTGGATGCCACTTTGGTTAAGGGTTCGCATGGAGTTCATCCAGAGCATTTAGCCGATGGGCCTTTGCTCATAGGTGATTTGAATCTTGGGGACGAAAAAGTACGAGATATGAGAGATTTTAAAAGTTTAGTTGAAGAGTTCTTCCAAGTAGATAAAGAGGATTAG
- a CDS encoding AAA family ATPase — MKSLYIAATSQHVGKTTNTLGMLAALQKRGIKVGYSKPLGQQFHTVNGKRVDKDAVLFSEILKTFELIPDIHSPVILGPGDTAELLDDPKTDVLEKKILHAAKTLNEEYEFTLYEGTGHPGVGSVVGLSNARVAELLDAKVVLVLEGGIGNTIDRLALCKALFDAHGVPLVGVILNKVLPQKIDKVRQYVEPWIEANGMQLLGLMPYDAQLVYPSIKHVVKVVKGEVISGAKETMNTLVHEALAGGTSNPSGDHPPENLLLVVSRGRFLESLHHQQKVASEHGRDLRLAGVLLTSKGHMSAKALKICEEVGIPVVTTELDTYQAVVKMSHLVAKIDTKSPAKVLRAIELFEENIDMDKLLSL; from the coding sequence ATGAAGTCATTGTATATAGCGGCAACGAGTCAGCACGTAGGTAAAACAACAAATACATTAGGTATGTTAGCGGCTTTACAGAAGCGTGGAATTAAAGTGGGTTATTCAAAGCCTCTTGGTCAGCAATTCCATACGGTGAATGGTAAAAGAGTTGATAAAGATGCAGTTTTATTTTCTGAGATTTTAAAAACTTTTGAATTGATTCCCGATATTCATTCCCCGGTTATTTTGGGGCCTGGGGATACCGCAGAGCTCCTAGATGACCCCAAGACGGATGTACTGGAGAAGAAGATTCTTCATGCGGCAAAAACCCTTAATGAAGAATATGAATTTACGCTTTATGAAGGTACGGGTCACCCAGGTGTGGGCTCGGTAGTGGGGCTCTCTAATGCGAGGGTCGCAGAGTTGCTCGACGCGAAAGTTGTGCTTGTGCTCGAAGGTGGAATTGGCAATACAATTGATCGCTTGGCTTTATGTAAAGCCCTTTTTGATGCCCATGGTGTTCCCTTAGTCGGCGTTATATTAAATAAAGTACTTCCTCAAAAAATAGATAAGGTTCGTCAGTATGTGGAGCCTTGGATTGAGGCGAATGGGATGCAATTACTCGGTTTAATGCCCTATGATGCCCAATTGGTTTATCCATCGATTAAGCATGTGGTGAAAGTTGTGAAGGGCGAAGTGATTAGCGGTGCAAAAGAGACTATGAATACCTTAGTTCACGAAGCTTTGGCCGGAGGGACTTCTAATCCAAGTGGAGATCACCCCCCAGAGAATTTACTTTTGGTTGTAAGTCGTGGGCGCTTTTTAGAATCTTTGCACCATCAGCAAAAAGTGGCGAGTGAGCATGGCCGAGATTTAAGGTTGGCCGGAGTATTACTCACATCCAAGGGGCATATGAGTGCAAAAGCTTTGAAAATATGTGAAGAAGTAGGAATTCCTGTTGTGACAACCGAGCTCGATACTTATCAAGCGGTAGTGAAGATGAGTCACCTAGTAGCTAAAATCGATACCAAGAGTCCCGCAAAAGTACTCCGTGCTATTGAACTTTTTGAAGAAAATATTGATATGGATAAATTACTTAGTTTATAG
- a CDS encoding glutamate racemase has translation MTLPKLVKLSELSLKEPAVFILDSGAGAHSIYQQCKKLRPEMNYVILEDQGFFPYGDKSNTELTEHLQTIAEEIRLHSPISLILACNTASTHGLEIFRQSLTCPVIGTVPPIKTAVAQSKTKKLALLATPATINSPYTAQLLEDFATNTETHLIPTANLAQISENFFRNNSLCTQKLSQELHPLTKIVDLDTIALGCTHYHLIKSEIKKLFPDCEIIDCSPAIAKQFHRVSPQIMSQRPRLTRCYI, from the coding sequence ATGACATTGCCCAAGCTCGTAAAGCTCTCTGAACTCAGTCTTAAAGAGCCCGCAGTTTTCATTCTAGACTCTGGAGCCGGCGCCCATAGCATCTACCAGCAATGTAAAAAACTACGTCCAGAGATGAATTATGTCATTCTCGAAGATCAAGGTTTTTTTCCTTATGGTGATAAAAGCAATACCGAACTTACCGAACACCTTCAAACTATCGCAGAAGAAATCCGTCTACACTCTCCCATTTCCCTAATCTTAGCCTGCAACACTGCCAGCACTCACGGCCTCGAGATCTTTAGACAAAGCCTTACTTGTCCAGTTATCGGAACTGTACCGCCCATAAAAACAGCCGTCGCTCAGAGCAAAACCAAAAAACTTGCTTTACTTGCGACTCCCGCAACTATCAATAGTCCTTACACTGCTCAACTCCTTGAGGACTTTGCCACAAATACTGAGACTCACCTCATTCCCACTGCCAATTTAGCACAGATCAGCGAAAACTTTTTTAGAAATAACTCACTCTGTACACAAAAACTCTCACAAGAACTCCACCCACTCACTAAAATTGTCGATCTCGACACGATTGCTTTAGGCTGTACTCATTATCACTTGATTAAATCTGAGATAAAAAAACTCTTCCCCGATTGTGAGATAATTGATTGCTCACCAGCCATTGCTAAACAATTCCATCGTGTTTCTCCTCAAATAATGAGCCAGAGACCTAGACTCACGCGTTGCTACATTTGA
- the ribF gene encoding riboflavin biosynthesis protein RibF has translation MPKTKMLLCHSLQELSQHGIHRVSIACGNFDGIHRGHRKLLQKAIDQGKANQSTPIVLSFSPHPREFFTGKCIPTLSSLERRMETFSKLGIKALVILDFNQVLAETEAHAFVEKYLLQHIEISDFCVGRQWLFGAGRKGNIALLNEYASSFTTHAVDEFLLDQEAVSSSRIRFALEKHDFDQAEKLLGHKWKISGPVIKGLGLASAKLNTPTANIDTGIPLLPISGVFAVHAKIAEQSYSGILNIGSAPTFLEKQQSSQHVELHILDFDEDIYDEEVQVHIHSFIRSEQKFGSAEELKAQIQHDIAQARKAL, from the coding sequence TTGCCGAAGACTAAAATGCTGCTCTGTCATTCTTTACAGGAACTTAGTCAACATGGCATTCATCGTGTCAGCATTGCCTGTGGAAACTTTGATGGCATCCACCGTGGACACCGCAAGCTTCTACAGAAAGCAATCGATCAAGGGAAGGCCAATCAGTCTACCCCAATCGTTTTAAGCTTTTCCCCTCACCCAAGGGAATTCTTCACTGGCAAATGCATTCCTACACTCTCCTCTCTAGAAAGACGTATGGAGACCTTTTCAAAACTCGGTATCAAAGCCCTTGTCATACTCGATTTTAACCAAGTTTTAGCCGAGACCGAAGCTCATGCTTTTGTTGAAAAATACTTACTCCAACACATTGAGATAAGTGATTTCTGCGTTGGACGTCAATGGCTTTTCGGCGCTGGTCGAAAAGGAAATATTGCGCTCTTAAATGAATATGCTTCATCATTCACTACTCATGCTGTAGATGAATTCCTCCTCGACCAAGAAGCTGTTTCTAGCTCACGCATCCGATTCGCACTCGAGAAACATGATTTTGATCAAGCAGAAAAACTACTCGGCCACAAATGGAAAATCTCTGGTCCCGTCATCAAAGGCCTTGGCTTAGCTAGTGCCAAACTCAACACCCCCACTGCTAACATTGATACCGGAATACCTTTACTCCCCATCTCAGGTGTCTTTGCGGTTCACGCAAAAATAGCCGAACAAAGCTACTCAGGAATACTCAATATTGGTAGCGCTCCCACTTTTTTAGAAAAACAACAATCTTCTCAGCACGTTGAACTTCACATCCTAGACTTCGATGAAGACATCTATGATGAAGAAGTCCAAGTCCACATCCATAGCTTTATCCGCTCAGAACAAAAATTCGGCTCCGCAGAGGAGCTAAAAGCACAAATTCAGCATGACATTGCCCAAGCTCGTAAAGCTCTCTGA
- the truB gene encoding tRNA pseudouridine(55) synthase TruB, with the protein MGRRLRKNSTPDHDGILLVDKPKEWTSHDVVNFVRNRYRFNKVGHCGTLDPLATGLIVIVIGKATKLASKLTADDKLYVTEMTLGRETDSHDEEGETTREASYEHVTEEQIKQCAIDFTGEQMQTPPMVSALKQNGKKLYDLARQGIVVEREARPVTFHSLTIDKIELPKVHYTLHCSKGSYVRVLCYDMGLKLETAAYMSNLRRTKSGQFSLDNAVTIDHLKTIERTEVEKLIIPIDQVEIAED; encoded by the coding sequence ATGGGTAGGCGTCTACGCAAAAACTCTACACCAGATCACGACGGCATCCTTCTTGTAGATAAACCTAAAGAATGGACTTCTCACGATGTTGTCAACTTCGTCAGAAATCGTTACCGCTTTAATAAAGTTGGCCACTGCGGCACGCTCGATCCACTCGCCACTGGACTCATTGTTATTGTTATTGGCAAAGCCACCAAGCTTGCCAGTAAACTAACTGCCGACGACAAACTCTACGTGACAGAAATGACTCTGGGAAGAGAAACCGACTCCCATGACGAAGAAGGCGAAACAACTCGCGAAGCAAGCTACGAACATGTGACCGAAGAACAGATTAAGCAATGTGCTATCGACTTCACTGGTGAGCAAATGCAAACTCCTCCTATGGTATCGGCCCTCAAGCAAAACGGCAAAAAACTTTACGATTTAGCCCGCCAAGGAATTGTGGTTGAACGCGAAGCGCGCCCCGTTACATTCCATAGCCTCACCATCGACAAAATTGAGCTTCCAAAAGTTCACTACACTCTTCACTGCTCTAAAGGAAGTTATGTTCGCGTCCTCTGCTACGATATGGGCCTAAAGCTCGAAACAGCTGCTTATATGAGTAATTTACGCCGAACAAAAAGCGGTCAATTCTCTTTAGATAATGCGGTCACTATTGATCACCTCAAGACCATCGAACGCACTGAAGTAGAGAAACTCATCATTCCCATAGATCAAGTGGAAATTGCCGAAGACTAA
- the rbfA gene encoding 30S ribosome-binding factor RbfA produces MARDRMRSVDSTIQKELSAVFIREVFPCFECLITVTGVKTSADLRHCNVYVSIMGSQKQKDDVIRFLRDRSEEFFNHLSNRIRMKFTPVIHWHADDTPEQADRLSSLIDSIDIPDEEED; encoded by the coding sequence ATGGCAAGAGACAGAATGCGCAGCGTGGATTCAACTATCCAAAAAGAGCTGAGCGCCGTATTTATTAGAGAAGTTTTCCCCTGCTTCGAGTGCCTTATCACTGTTACAGGCGTAAAAACATCCGCCGACCTTAGACACTGCAACGTTTATGTTAGTATCATGGGCTCTCAAAAACAAAAAGATGATGTCATTCGCTTTCTTCGCGATCGCTCAGAAGAGTTTTTTAATCACCTCAGTAACCGTATCCGCATGAAGTTCACTCCTGTCATTCACTGGCATGCAGATGATACTCCTGAACAAGCCGATCGTCTTTCTTCACTTATTGATTCAATTGACATCCCTGACGAAGAGGAAGATTAA
- a CDS encoding YiiX/YebB-like N1pC/P60 family cysteine hydrolase, producing MQSEFKHIESLVKPGDFVFTRIDNVLYKKVADTSCSWSSHVGLIIDQNDDGSFVVAESKVPRCVYSDFENFVERSEGGRVEIRRLKGGLQEDQLRKLQEEAKSRMGSWYHFRFNYDSKMQFCSKFAYDVYRHGLGIEVGRIETFTELLHKNPQSPMGFWRLWFLGRIPMSQRTITPASLIESNKLETVYSNLDKFK from the coding sequence ATGCAGTCAGAATTTAAACATATTGAATCATTGGTTAAGCCCGGGGATTTTGTCTTTACTCGCATTGATAATGTGCTCTATAAAAAAGTGGCCGACACTAGCTGTAGTTGGAGTTCTCACGTAGGTTTGATTATTGATCAGAATGATGACGGTAGTTTTGTGGTTGCCGAGAGTAAGGTTCCGCGTTGTGTGTATTCCGACTTCGAAAATTTTGTGGAGCGTTCAGAAGGCGGTCGTGTAGAGATACGTAGATTGAAGGGAGGTCTACAAGAAGATCAGTTGCGTAAGCTTCAAGAAGAAGCGAAATCGCGCATGGGTTCTTGGTATCACTTTCGTTTTAATTATGATAGTAAGATGCAGTTTTGTTCAAAGTTTGCTTATGATGTCTATCGCCATGGCCTAGGTATTGAGGTGGGGAGAATAGAAACTTTTACTGAATTATTGCATAAAAATCCTCAGAGTCCTATGGGCTTTTGGAGATTGTGGTTTCTGGGACGAATTCCTATGAGCCAGAGGACGATCACGCCGGCAAGCTTGATAGAATCAAATAAACTAGAAACTGTTTATAGTAATCTCGATAAATTTAAGTAG